From Parasteatoda tepidariorum isolate YZ-2023 chromosome 1, CAS_Ptep_4.0, whole genome shotgun sequence, one genomic window encodes:
- the LOC107442670 gene encoding polyadenylate-binding protein 1, with the protein MNPNGPNYPVASLYVGDLHNDVTEAMLFEKFSTAGPVLSIRVCRDLITRRSLGYAYVNFQQPVDAERALDTMNFDMVKGRPIRIMWSQRDPSLRKSGVGNVFIKNLDKSIDNKAMYDTFSAFGNILSCKVATDDESNSKGYGFVHFETEEAANNAIMKVNGMLLNGRKVFVGKFVPRKEREKQLGEKARRFMNVYIKNFGDDLDDEKLRELFEKYGKITSAKVMVDDLSKPKGFGFVSFEDPENAEKAVEDLNGKELNGKTLYVGRAQKKSERAAELKRRFELMKMERISRYQGVNLYVKNLDDAIDDERLRKEFAPFGTITSAKVMTDGNGRSKGFGFVCFSSPEEATKAVTEMNGRIVVSKPLYVALAQRKEDRKAHLASQYMQRMAGMRMQLGQMFNPSGAGYFVPTMPQAQRGFYPQMAQMRATPRWPTTPQMRPGAQPAAAFQAMQTAAPFARAAARPAAVAASQNPGMRAGITARPITGQQPNAAAAAAAAATGTRVAAMGTTGVSAARPAGVPAPSVNQGRPAAYKYTSNMRNPPQPQTVQQAVTQQAVAQQAVHIQGQEPLTASMLAEATAQEQKQMLGERLFPVIHRWYPDLAGKITGMLLEIDNSELLHMLEHHESLKAKVEEAVAVLQAHHAKETLGAGGMKKDA; encoded by the exons ccgAAAGAGCCTTGGATACTATGAACTTTGATATGGTGAAAGGTAGACCCATAAGAATTATGTGGTCTCAAAGAGATCCCTCATTGAGAAAATCTGGCGTCGGAaatgtgtttattaaaaatttggataaaagCATTGACAACAAGGCTATGTATGATACATTTTCTGCGTTTGGGAACATTTTATCATGCAAA GTTGCTACAGATGATGAAAGTAATTCTAAAGGATATGGTTTTGTCCATTTTGAAACAGAAGAAGCTGCAAATAATGCCATAATGAAAGTGAATGGTATGCTTTTGAATGGACGAAAAGT ATTTGTTGGTAAATTTGTTCCACGCAAAGAACGTGAGAAGCAGTTAGGAGAAAAAGCACGCCGTTTTATgaatgtttacattaaaaattttggtgaTGATTTAGATGATGAAAAATTACGGGAActctttgaaaaatatggaaAGATCACTAGTGCCAAG GTCATGGTGGATGATTTGAGTAAACCAAAAGGTTTTGGTTTTGTAAGTTTTGAAGATCCTGAAAATGCTGAAAAG GCTGTTGAAGATTTAAATGGTAAAGAATTGAATGGCAAAACTCTCTATGTTGGAAGAGCTCAAAAGAAATCCGAAAGAGCTGCGGAATTAAAGCGAAGGTTTGAATTGATGAAAATGGAGCGAATTAGTCGATACCAAGGTGTTAATTTGTATGTGAAAAATTTGGATGATGCAATTGATGATGAACGTTTAAGAAAAGAGTTTGCACCTTTCGGAACAATTACGAGTGCTAAA GTCATGACTGATGGAAATGGGCGTTCCAAGGGATTTGGCTTTGTATGCTTCAGCTCCCCAGAAGAAGCAACAAAAGCGGTAACAGAAATGAATGGAAGAATTGTGGTTTCAAAGCCCCTATATGTTGCCTTAGCTCAAAGAAAAGAAGATAGAAAAGCTCATCTTGCCTCTCAATATATGCAGCGAATGGCAGGGATGAGAATGCAG ttGGGTCAGATGTTTAACCCAAGTGGTGCTGGATATTTTGTTCCAACAATGCCCCAAGCTCAGCGAGGCTTCTATCCTCAGATGGCTCAAATGCGTGCTACACCTCGTTGGCCTACAACACCACAAATGAGGCCTGGAGCTCAGCCTGCTGCAG CTTTTCAAGCCATGCAAACTGCAGCACCATTTGCTAGAGCTGCTGCACGTCCTGCTGCTGTTGCTGCTTCTCAAAATCCAGGTATGAGAGCTGGCATAACTGCTCGACCAATTACTGGTCAACAACCCAATGCTGCTGCGGCCGCAGCAGCAGCTGCTACTGGAACAAGAGTTGCTGCTATGGGTACTACTGGAGTCAGTGCTGCACGGCCTGCTGGTGTTCCCGCACCAAGTGTTAACCAAGGCCGCCCTGCTGCTTATAAGTATACATCTAACATGCGTAATCCTCCTCAACCTCAAACAGTTCAGCAAGCTGTTACACAACAAGCTGTTGCTCAGCAAGCTGTTCATATCCAAGGACAAGAACCTTTGACTGCTTCCATGTTAGCTGAAGCAACTGCTCAAGAGCAGAAGCAAATGTTGGGTGAGCGATTGTTTCCAGTTATTCACCGTTGGTACCCTGATTTGGCTGGCAAGATTACTGGCATGTTGCTGGAAATTGATAATTCAGAATTATTGCACATGTTGGAGCATCATGAATCTCTTAAGGCTAag gTTGAAGAAGCTGTTGCAGTACTTCAAGCTCATCATGCTAAAGAAACTTTGGGTGCTGGAGGCATGAAGAAAGATGCTTAA